From Pseudomonas sp. CCI4.2, one genomic window encodes:
- a CDS encoding NAD-dependent epimerase/dehydratase family protein: MAANNTVLVLGATGGIGGEVARQLRDEGWTVHALRRGNHLAPGLKDGITWIEGDASNHDDVMAAAQGCSVIVHAVNPAGYRRWATLVLPMLDNTIAAAKAHQATIVLPGTVYNFGPDAFPIIREDSPQDPATGKGKIRVEMERRLRAASTQGSRVIIVRAGDFFGPAAGSSWFSQGLVKPGTAVTKVNLPGAPGVGHQWSYIPDVARTMVSLIERRATLAPFAVFHMNGHWDNDGLQMAGAIQRIVAARGSKPPTLQPFPWWMIMLISPFKETFREVLEMRYLWRTPVRMNNAHLQATLGEEPHTPLDQAIEATLQGLGCLPSATRS; this comes from the coding sequence ATGGCGGCTAATAACACGGTGTTGGTTTTAGGTGCTACTGGCGGTATCGGTGGCGAAGTGGCGCGGCAGCTGCGTGATGAAGGGTGGACCGTTCACGCGCTTCGACGCGGTAACCACCTAGCACCGGGATTGAAAGATGGCATCACTTGGATAGAAGGGGATGCGTCGAATCATGACGATGTAATGGCTGCTGCCCAGGGGTGCTCGGTGATCGTTCATGCGGTCAATCCTGCGGGATACCGACGCTGGGCGACGCTGGTTTTGCCGATGCTCGACAACACGATTGCAGCGGCAAAAGCGCACCAAGCGACCATCGTGCTGCCGGGCACGGTGTACAACTTTGGCCCCGACGCATTTCCAATAATTCGAGAAGATTCGCCCCAAGATCCTGCTACCGGAAAAGGCAAAATCCGCGTTGAAATGGAACGACGCCTGCGAGCTGCAAGCACCCAGGGAAGCCGTGTGATTATCGTGCGGGCGGGTGACTTTTTCGGTCCCGCAGCGGGCAGTAGTTGGTTCTCCCAAGGCTTGGTCAAACCGGGCACGGCGGTGACGAAAGTGAATCTACCCGGCGCTCCGGGGGTGGGTCACCAATGGTCTTATATACCCGACGTGGCACGGACGATGGTCAGTCTGATAGAACGGCGAGCAACACTGGCGCCCTTTGCGGTGTTTCACATGAACGGCCATTGGGATAACGATGGCCTGCAAATGGCCGGGGCGATCCAACGCATCGTCGCAGCCCGAGGCAGTAAGCCGCCTACATTGCAGCCATTCCCTTGGTGGATGATCATGCTGATCTCACCGTTCAAGGAGACGTTTCGCGAGGTGCTTGAGATGCGCTACCTGTGGCGCACTCCGGTTCGAATGAACAACGCGCACCTTCAAGCGACCCTGGGCGAAGAACCCCATACGCCTCTGGATCAGGCCATTGAAGCGACGCTCCAAGGGCTGGGTTGCCTGCCATCGGCCACCCGGTCTTAA
- a CDS encoding chloride channel protein, with amino-acid sequence MKHIFAPLRGRFTSARWRTRLTLWTAATIAGLSVVLFAKLADQALALFATVTTGRSWLPFLLTPLLGMLVVFLTQRFFPGSQGSGIPQVIAATRLVANGKPINKLISLRIALGKIGLGTLALTGGFSAGREGPSVQVAASIMHAAHRFLPHSRVIRVQDLILAGGAAGIAAAFNTPLAGIAFAVEELGRKLETRTSGVLLSTIILSGMIAIGLQGNYNYFGRLDVDAVTRQIIVPVLGLGVLCGLLGGLFSRLLLLPQRMPNNAVWRWRTLHPIWFAGACGLVVASLGWASGGLSFGSGYGVATQIINHGQSIPWYAAVTRFLATLATYFSGIPGGIFAPSLAVGASLGANVAELFKLAPQPIIALCMAGFLAAVTQSPITSAIIVMEMIDSHGMVISLMGIALISRAVSSRFGPELYQQLALGFLQASQRENAAPKVNAAHEGTLR; translated from the coding sequence ATGAAACATATATTTGCACCGTTGCGCGGACGTTTTACGTCTGCCCGTTGGCGAACTCGATTGACGCTTTGGACCGCCGCCACGATAGCCGGCTTGTCGGTGGTTCTCTTCGCCAAGCTTGCAGATCAGGCGTTGGCTCTCTTTGCCACCGTTACCACTGGTCGCAGTTGGCTTCCCTTTCTGCTGACACCTCTACTCGGCATGTTGGTGGTATTTCTCACTCAACGCTTTTTTCCGGGCAGCCAAGGCAGCGGTATTCCTCAGGTGATCGCGGCAACGCGTTTGGTAGCAAACGGAAAACCGATCAACAAACTGATTTCGTTGCGTATCGCCCTGGGCAAGATTGGTCTTGGTACGTTGGCGCTGACGGGGGGATTTTCGGCCGGCCGAGAAGGCCCCTCGGTGCAGGTGGCCGCCTCCATCATGCACGCGGCGCACCGCTTCTTGCCTCACTCTCGGGTGATCAGGGTCCAAGACTTGATTCTCGCCGGGGGTGCAGCGGGCATTGCTGCCGCATTCAACACGCCATTGGCGGGTATCGCCTTTGCGGTGGAAGAGTTGGGCCGCAAGCTGGAAACACGCACCAGTGGGGTGCTTCTAAGCACGATTATCCTGTCCGGGATGATCGCCATTGGCTTGCAGGGGAACTACAACTATTTTGGCCGATTGGATGTCGACGCCGTAACGCGACAGATCATCGTGCCGGTACTGGGCTTGGGGGTGCTCTGCGGTTTATTAGGAGGGCTGTTCAGTCGCTTGTTGCTGCTGCCTCAGCGAATGCCAAACAACGCGGTCTGGAGATGGAGAACCCTGCACCCTATCTGGTTCGCAGGTGCTTGCGGCCTGGTGGTTGCGTCACTGGGATGGGCCAGTGGAGGCCTTTCTTTCGGCAGCGGTTATGGCGTCGCTACTCAGATCATTAACCATGGACAAAGCATTCCCTGGTACGCCGCTGTTACTCGGTTTTTGGCCACCCTGGCCACCTATTTTTCCGGTATTCCTGGCGGCATCTTTGCACCGTCTCTCGCAGTAGGGGCTTCGTTGGGAGCAAACGTTGCCGAGCTTTTCAAGCTGGCCCCACAACCCATTATTGCGTTGTGCATGGCTGGGTTCCTTGCCGCCGTCACTCAATCGCCCATCACCTCGGCGATCATTGTGATGGAAATGATCGACAGTCACGGCATGGTCATCAGCCTGATGGGCATCGCACTTATTTCCAGGGCCGTCAGCTCGCGGTTTGGCCCAGAGTTGTATCAGCAACTAGCATTAGGCTTCCTGCAAGCCTCTCAACGTGAAAATGCGGCACCGAAGGTCAATGCCGCTCACGAGGGTACCCTTAGGTAG
- the yghU gene encoding glutathione-dependent disulfide-bond oxidoreductase yields the protein MSKASYVPPKVWKDDAPSGGQFASINRPVAGPTHDKVLPVGKHPLQLYSLATPNGVKVTILLEELLALGHTDAEYDAWLIRINDGDQFSSGFVAINPNSKIPALLDHSVEPAIRVFESGSILLYLAEKFGAFLPTDVAGRTETLNWLFWQMGAAPYLGGGFGHFYAYAPEKLEYPINRFSMETKRQLDVLDRRLGESPYLAGDAYTIADIAVWSWYGQLVRGNLYSAAEFLSVQAYTHLQRWAEEIANRPAVIRGCRVNRPWGDEASQVPERHQAEDLG from the coding sequence ATGAGCAAAGCGTCCTATGTTCCGCCGAAGGTCTGGAAAGATGATGCTCCGTCTGGCGGCCAGTTCGCCAGCATCAACCGCCCGGTTGCAGGACCGACCCACGACAAGGTGTTGCCCGTTGGCAAACACCCATTGCAGCTCTATTCACTGGCCACGCCCAATGGGGTGAAGGTGACGATCCTGCTGGAAGAGCTACTGGCGCTTGGGCACACCGACGCCGAGTACGATGCGTGGCTGATCCGTATTAACGACGGCGACCAGTTCTCCAGCGGTTTTGTCGCCATCAACCCCAACTCAAAAATCCCGGCCTTGCTGGATCACAGCGTGGAGCCGGCGATTCGAGTCTTTGAGTCTGGGTCGATTTTGCTTTACCTGGCGGAAAAATTCGGTGCCTTCCTGCCCACCGATGTGGCCGGGCGCACGGAAACCCTGAACTGGCTTTTCTGGCAAATGGGCGCAGCCCCATACCTGGGCGGCGGCTTTGGGCATTTCTACGCGTATGCGCCGGAAAAGCTCGAGTACCCCATCAACCGTTTCAGCATGGAGACCAAGCGTCAGTTGGATGTCCTCGACCGCCGCCTTGGCGAGAGCCCCTACCTGGCGGGTGATGCCTACACCATCGCCGATATCGCGGTCTGGTCCTGGTACGGACAATTGGTGCGGGGCAATTTGTACTCGGCGGCCGAGTTTCTATCTGTGCAGGCGTACACCCATCTGCAACGCTGGGCAGAAGAAATCGCCAACCGGCCTGCGGTTATCCGTGGCTGTCGAGTCAACCGGCCGTGGGGCGATGAAGCAAGCCAAGTGCCAGAGCGGCATCAGGCTGAAGATTTGGGCTGA
- a CDS encoding metallophosphoesterase family protein → MKVGVISDTHGLLRAEAIAALQGCEQIIHAGDIGSPQILDQLASIAPLHVVRGNNDLNAPWAEHIADRLCFDLNGWQTLLVHDIADVPAVLDAGIKLVITGHSHKPRIEWHGEQLYLNPGSAGRRRFKLPVTLALIEVLSSSIEPRLISLLV, encoded by the coding sequence ATGAAAGTTGGTGTGATTTCCGATACCCATGGCCTGCTCCGCGCCGAAGCCATTGCTGCTTTGCAGGGTTGTGAACAGATCATTCACGCGGGTGACATCGGCAGTCCCCAGATCCTTGATCAACTGGCGTCGATTGCCCCGCTGCACGTCGTCCGCGGGAACAATGATCTAAACGCCCCGTGGGCTGAGCATATCGCTGACCGTTTGTGTTTTGACCTCAACGGATGGCAGACCCTACTGGTGCACGACATCGCCGATGTTCCAGCGGTGCTTGATGCAGGCATAAAACTGGTGATCACCGGCCATTCCCACAAGCCACGCATCGAATGGCACGGCGAGCAGCTGTACCTCAATCCCGGCAGCGCGGGCCGTCGGCGTTTCAAACTGCCGGTGACGCTGGCTTTGATTGAAGTGCTGTCGAGCTCGATTGAGCCACGTTTGATTTCGTTGCTGGTTTGA
- a CDS encoding amino acid ABC transporter ATP-binding protein, translating into MTTTIIDIKNLSKSFGTHQVLHNIDFSVETSQVVVVIGPSGSGKSTFLRCMNGLETAEGGTLHVCGHTVVEQGRMMSEAKLDALRSEVGMVFQSFNLFPHLTVLDNITLAPMALRSTPRKEAEEQGLRLLEKVGLQHKAKVFPGTLSGGQKQRVAIARALAMDPKVMLFDEPTSALDPELVGEVLQVIKTLAAEGMTMIIVTHEMGFAREVADIVVVMDEGAIVEAGPPAALFTAPKEARTRSFLHSVLARDSSPVL; encoded by the coding sequence ATGACTACGACCATTATCGACATCAAGAATCTGAGCAAATCCTTCGGCACTCACCAAGTGCTGCACAACATCGACTTCAGCGTGGAAACCAGCCAGGTGGTGGTGGTCATCGGCCCCAGTGGTTCCGGCAAGAGTACGTTTTTGCGTTGCATGAATGGCCTGGAAACCGCAGAAGGCGGCACGCTGCATGTCTGTGGTCACACCGTGGTCGAACAAGGCCGCATGATGTCCGAAGCAAAGCTTGACGCGCTGCGCAGCGAAGTCGGCATGGTCTTTCAGTCGTTCAACCTGTTCCCCCACCTCACGGTTTTGGACAACATCACCCTGGCGCCCATGGCGTTACGCAGCACCCCGCGCAAAGAGGCTGAGGAGCAAGGCTTGCGCCTGCTTGAAAAGGTCGGCCTACAGCATAAGGCCAAGGTCTTCCCCGGCACGTTGTCTGGTGGGCAGAAGCAGCGCGTGGCGATTGCCCGAGCCTTGGCCATGGACCCGAAAGTGATGCTGTTCGACGAGCCGACCTCGGCCCTCGACCCCGAGCTGGTGGGCGAGGTATTGCAGGTCATAAAAACCCTGGCCGCAGAGGGCATGACGATGATCATCGTGACCCATGAAATGGGTTTTGCCCGGGAAGTGGCCGACATCGTGGTGGTAATGGACGAAGGCGCAATCGTCGAAGCAGGCCCGCCGGCGGCGTTATTCACCGCACCCAAGGAGGCCCGCACCCGCAGCTTTCTACACAGTGTTTTAGCGCGCGATTCCTCACCGGTGTTGTGA
- a CDS encoding LysR family transcriptional regulator, producing MRLYTRVARLGSFSTAARESGLAQSQVSRMIAELEAGLGARLLSRTTRTVVPTEAGIEFLTRMEPILAAVDDAENSVRETGELRGLLRIGMPSTMGIRVVLPKLSAFTERHPLLHIELLLEDQWQDMVKEAVDVGIRVGNLPDLAGTARQIGTMRRVIVASPGYLARHGTPDTPADIEHHRIIGGPAGAQISSWQFERDGKVSSITLNPQLSINDTAGALAAATGGLGITSTTSWACALELESGALVHLFPEWKMAELPVHAYFPMGRTTRLAARAFADFLATTLASDTRHFVSL from the coding sequence TTGCGGCTTTATACCCGCGTGGCCCGCCTTGGGAGTTTCTCGACAGCCGCCCGCGAGAGCGGGCTTGCGCAGTCTCAGGTCTCCCGGATGATTGCGGAGCTGGAAGCGGGCCTTGGTGCGCGGCTGCTTTCACGCACCACCCGAACCGTGGTTCCGACCGAAGCGGGCATCGAATTTCTGACGCGCATGGAACCGATTCTTGCGGCCGTCGATGACGCGGAGAACAGCGTGCGGGAAACCGGAGAGCTGCGTGGCCTGCTCCGCATCGGGATGCCGTCAACAATGGGTATCCGCGTCGTGCTGCCCAAGTTGTCTGCATTTACTGAACGTCATCCGCTGCTGCACATCGAGCTGCTGCTTGAAGATCAGTGGCAGGACATGGTCAAGGAAGCTGTCGACGTCGGCATCCGCGTGGGCAACTTGCCGGACTTGGCCGGTACCGCCCGGCAGATTGGAACGATGCGTCGTGTGATCGTGGCCTCTCCCGGCTACCTCGCGCGCCACGGCACACCGGACACCCCAGCCGACATCGAGCACCATCGAATCATCGGCGGCCCGGCCGGTGCACAAATCTCTTCGTGGCAATTTGAGCGCGACGGCAAGGTTTCATCTATCACGCTTAACCCCCAACTCTCGATCAATGACACCGCAGGGGCGCTAGCGGCAGCAACAGGAGGCTTGGGGATTACATCCACCACGTCGTGGGCCTGCGCATTGGAGTTAGAAAGCGGAGCCTTGGTGCACCTATTTCCAGAATGGAAAATGGCCGAACTGCCCGTCCACGCGTACTTTCCGATGGGTCGGACCACGCGCCTGGCAGCGCGCGCGTTTGCTGACTTTCTGGCCACCACCCTCGCCAGCGATACCCGGCATTTTGTAAGTCTGTAG
- a CDS encoding carbonic anhydrase — MDFLQTLTQRNTEFAETGYSADLKIIPSRKTMIIGCVDPRVDPMDVLKLAPGEAAVIRNVGGRVNPALFGTMAILGTVSRVAGAQVGHGWNLIVLHHTDCGISGCYHHAPELLAKYMGVEEHQLEALQIDDPYKAVEIDVAALKANPNLPGGITVTGLVYDVATGRIDTVVPAGLLRVE, encoded by the coding sequence ATGGACTTTCTTCAGACGTTGACCCAACGCAATACTGAATTCGCAGAGACCGGTTACTCTGCTGACCTCAAGATTATTCCTTCACGCAAAACCATGATCATCGGCTGCGTCGACCCTCGGGTCGACCCCATGGACGTGCTCAAACTCGCGCCCGGCGAGGCCGCCGTTATCCGCAACGTGGGCGGCCGCGTGAACCCGGCGCTGTTCGGAACGATGGCCATTCTTGGCACCGTCTCGCGGGTTGCTGGCGCGCAGGTGGGTCATGGCTGGAACCTGATCGTCTTGCACCACACCGACTGCGGCATATCCGGTTGCTATCACCACGCCCCTGAGTTGTTGGCGAAATACATGGGCGTCGAAGAACACCAGCTTGAGGCGCTGCAGATCGACGATCCGTATAAAGCGGTCGAGATAGACGTCGCCGCACTGAAGGCCAACCCGAATTTGCCGGGTGGAATTACCGTGACAGGGCTTGTTTACGACGTGGCTACCGGACGAATTGATACGGTGGTGCCTGCGGGGTTGCTTCGGGTGGAGTAG
- a CDS encoding IclR family transcriptional regulator, which produces MNDSVTKSLADRVLQVLACVAKAGQPIGAKRIAAHVGIPLSTVYRHLAALKKWGLLQEHMTTGLYEPGATGVQLAWGFDQTSNLVNQSRDEISALVERTGESVGLLVHSNGQMVCIAMEESSNSLRCSFTKGRAHSMMQGASAKSLLAFLPEQTRRRIIAKQLGDSPQSETLEKEIAEIRTNGFATSDSEVDLGVWGVSVPLISQDETLEGTITLMAPSLRVGPREAELISLTRKAASRICNRF; this is translated from the coding sequence ATGAACGATTCCGTAACCAAAAGCCTCGCCGACCGTGTTCTCCAGGTATTGGCCTGTGTGGCCAAGGCCGGGCAGCCGATTGGCGCAAAGCGTATCGCCGCCCACGTCGGGATACCGCTGAGTACGGTGTATCGACACTTGGCCGCGCTGAAAAAGTGGGGCTTGTTACAGGAACACATGACCACCGGCCTTTATGAACCCGGCGCGACCGGGGTGCAACTGGCCTGGGGTTTCGACCAGACGTCGAACCTGGTTAACCAGAGCCGCGATGAAATCAGCGCGTTGGTGGAGCGCACGGGCGAGAGCGTCGGGCTGCTGGTGCATAGCAATGGGCAAATGGTCTGCATCGCCATGGAAGAAAGCAGCAACTCCCTGCGGTGTTCGTTCACCAAAGGCCGCGCCCATTCCATGATGCAAGGTGCGTCAGCCAAGAGCCTGTTGGCGTTCCTGCCCGAGCAGACCCGACGGCGGATTATTGCCAAGCAGTTGGGCGATTCTCCCCAGAGCGAGACGCTTGAAAAAGAAATTGCCGAGATCCGCACTAACGGTTTTGCTACCAGCGACAGCGAGGTAGACCTGGGTGTATGGGGCGTCAGTGTCCCGTTGATTTCACAGGATGAAACCCTTGAAGGCACCATCACCTTAATGGCGCCCTCACTGCGCGTTGGCCCACGGGAGGCGGAGTTGATCAGCCTCACCAGAAAAGCAGCCAGCCGTATCTGCAACCGCTTCTAA
- a CDS encoding transporter substrate-binding domain-containing protein — translation MKALKLFSPLVAAFALVTLICAPVQAADDVIRVGTDATFPPMEFVKDDKRTGFDVELIEAIGKQLGKKVEWVDIGFKGLIPGLIANRFDVAASAIYMTEERRKVVNFTDSYYRGGLAVLVLKDDTSIKVPADLVAGKKVSAQVGTKSIEFLKTNYPAVEVVEVEKNQAMFDLLTIGRVNAAVTGRPAAVEFAKSQPKVRVLDQGLTTELYGFAVRKDEGELQKQMNQALQTLRSNGEYAALTQKWFGTTVE, via the coding sequence ATGAAAGCGTTGAAGTTGTTTAGTCCACTTGTTGCGGCATTCGCGCTGGTCACGTTGATCTGCGCGCCGGTCCAGGCCGCCGATGATGTGATCCGTGTGGGCACTGATGCCACTTTCCCACCCATGGAGTTCGTTAAGGACGATAAACGTACGGGCTTTGACGTCGAGTTGATCGAAGCCATCGGCAAGCAGTTGGGCAAGAAAGTGGAATGGGTCGACATTGGTTTCAAAGGCCTGATCCCGGGCCTTATTGCCAATCGATTCGACGTGGCCGCCTCGGCGATCTACATGACCGAAGAGCGCCGCAAGGTCGTCAACTTCACCGACTCTTACTACCGTGGAGGCTTGGCGGTGCTGGTGCTTAAGGATGACACCAGCATCAAGGTTCCCGCTGATCTAGTGGCCGGCAAAAAAGTCTCGGCGCAGGTGGGCACCAAGTCCATCGAGTTTCTGAAGACCAACTACCCGGCGGTCGAGGTCGTTGAGGTGGAGAAAAACCAGGCGATGTTCGACCTGCTCACGATTGGCCGAGTCAATGCGGCGGTTACCGGTCGCCCGGCGGCGGTGGAATTCGCCAAGTCCCAGCCCAAAGTCCGGGTGCTCGATCAAGGCCTGACCACCGAACTTTATGGTTTCGCCGTCCGCAAAGATGAGGGCGAACTGCAGAAGCAAATGAACCAGGCGCTGCAAACCCTGCGCAGCAACGGCGAGTACGCTGCACTGACGCAAAAATGGTTTGGCACCACCGTAGAATAA
- a CDS encoding TorF family putative porin translates to MRHVRYYVLIASTVFICQTVSAQVIDRELGDFSLKLGTTPSRSMAQGLVTSTSDGSTFHGGLDLTHNSGFYVGQWSPDAGIAADSTLEVDSYMGFRKPFDKTLGYELGVIRYSYANADQIDSHELYAGFRIFDSRIGTAFSNDAGRQDSTLFLDLGGIVPLGVDVRMQYADHQLDTPTLIEGGSMVSAYKDWSFNVSRPFMGMDMNLMYSGSSLTGTDCSAYSGHNSECETTVTLKVVRAFF, encoded by the coding sequence ATGCGTCATGTTCGCTACTACGTGCTCATTGCCAGCACCGTGTTCATTTGCCAGACCGTCTCGGCGCAGGTCATCGACCGAGAACTCGGCGATTTCAGCCTCAAGCTCGGAACCACGCCCAGCCGCAGTATGGCTCAAGGCCTAGTCACGTCCACCAGCGACGGTTCAACTTTCCATGGCGGTCTGGACCTGACGCATAACAGCGGCTTTTACGTGGGTCAGTGGTCACCCGATGCGGGCATCGCAGCTGACAGTACGCTCGAAGTCGATTCCTACATGGGTTTTAGAAAGCCGTTCGACAAGACACTGGGTTACGAATTGGGCGTCATCCGCTACAGCTACGCCAACGCTGACCAGATCGATAGCCACGAACTGTATGCCGGCTTCCGGATTTTCGATTCCCGCATCGGTACTGCGTTCAGCAACGACGCTGGACGCCAGGACAGTACGCTGTTTCTCGATCTGGGTGGCATCGTTCCGCTGGGAGTCGATGTGCGCATGCAGTACGCGGATCACCAGCTCGACACACCCACTTTGATTGAAGGCGGCAGCATGGTCAGCGCCTACAAAGACTGGTCGTTTAATGTCTCGCGCCCCTTTATGGGCATGGACATGAATCTGATGTACAGCGGCTCAAGCCTCACCGGGACCGATTGCAGTGCGTACAGCGGCCACAACAGCGAGTGCGAAACCACCGTCACGCTCAAGGTAGTGCGCGCGTTTTTTTGA
- a CDS encoding SDR family NAD(P)-dependent oxidoreductase: protein MQNPNVKKTILLIGASRGLGFAMVEEYLKRGWQVIATGREGATEKLIQLAKTADGALDVETVDITIESQIAALRVRLDARRLDVLFVNAGVKNDDRETIADVSTEEFVRVMVTNSLSPMRVIEALQDLVQPTGTLGVMSSGQGSLTNNTNGNYEVYRGSKAALNMFMRSFAARHQEDAKTLLLMAPGWVRTDMGGPEARLSIGESIPNLVNTIEAHEGRSGLHYLDYLGRIVPW from the coding sequence ATGCAAAACCCAAATGTGAAAAAAACCATCCTCCTCATCGGTGCATCCCGTGGCCTTGGTTTCGCCATGGTCGAGGAATACCTCAAACGCGGCTGGCAGGTGATCGCTACCGGGAGAGAGGGCGCGACGGAAAAACTTATTCAGTTGGCCAAAACCGCCGACGGCGCGCTCGATGTCGAAACAGTCGACATCACCATTGAGTCGCAAATTGCTGCGCTACGGGTTCGTCTCGACGCTCGGCGACTGGATGTGCTCTTCGTAAACGCGGGCGTCAAAAACGACGACCGCGAAACCATCGCGGACGTCTCCACCGAGGAATTTGTGCGCGTCATGGTGACCAACTCACTGAGCCCGATGAGAGTCATCGAGGCGCTCCAGGACCTTGTTCAGCCAACCGGAACCCTCGGCGTCATGTCGTCCGGGCAGGGCAGCCTGACCAATAACACTAACGGAAATTATGAGGTCTACCGGGGCAGTAAAGCCGCACTTAACATGTTCATGCGCAGCTTTGCCGCGCGCCACCAAGAGGACGCAAAAACCTTGTTACTCATGGCGCCAGGATGGGTTCGCACAGACATGGGTGGGCCTGAAGCGCGTTTGAGTATTGGAGAAAGTATCCCGAACTTGGTGAATACGATTGAGGCTCATGAAGGGCGTTCCGGTTTGCATTATTTGGACTATCTTGGGCGGATCGTTCCTTGGTGA
- a CDS encoding LysR family transcriptional regulator, producing the protein MTYTISWELYRSYLSVLQHGSLSGAARSMGVAQPTVGRHIAMLEEQLGMKLFTRSQLGLLPTDAALALRPYAESMRASAAAMARAAESQGHGIKGVVRITASEIIGAEVLPPIITRLQRQWPELRVELALSNQVQDLLVREADIAVRMTPPKQESLIARNVGNIELGFHAHQAYLQDRGTPRTLADLADHALIGFDEETPFLRAASKALPAWGRDNFALRSDSDLAQLAMIRAGAGIGICQITLAKRDPNLVHLLAEHFVFKLDTWLAMHEDLRHSPRCKVTFDALLEGLQHYVS; encoded by the coding sequence ATGACCTACACCATCAGCTGGGAACTCTACCGCTCATACCTCAGCGTCCTGCAACACGGATCCTTGTCCGGCGCAGCGCGTTCAATGGGGGTGGCACAACCGACGGTCGGGCGGCATATTGCCATGCTCGAAGAACAGCTCGGCATGAAGCTGTTTACCCGTTCACAGTTAGGACTGCTGCCCACCGACGCCGCGCTGGCGCTGAGGCCCTATGCTGAATCGATGAGGGCCAGTGCCGCCGCCATGGCCCGGGCAGCCGAAAGCCAGGGGCACGGCATTAAAGGCGTGGTGCGTATCACGGCCAGCGAAATCATCGGAGCCGAGGTGCTGCCGCCCATCATTACGCGATTGCAGCGCCAATGGCCTGAGTTGAGAGTCGAACTGGCGCTGTCCAACCAGGTGCAGGACTTACTGGTCAGGGAAGCCGATATTGCGGTTCGCATGACACCGCCCAAGCAAGAATCACTTATCGCGCGAAACGTGGGGAATATCGAACTTGGCTTCCATGCGCATCAAGCCTATCTGCAAGACCGTGGCACACCCCGTACCTTGGCCGACCTGGCTGATCACGCGCTGATCGGTTTCGATGAAGAAACACCCTTCCTGCGCGCGGCCAGCAAGGCATTGCCGGCATGGGGTCGAGACAATTTCGCGCTTCGAAGCGACAGCGATCTCGCACAACTTGCAATGATCCGCGCCGGTGCCGGTATCGGTATTTGCCAGATCACACTGGCCAAGCGTGACCCGAATCTGGTGCACCTGCTTGCCGAACACTTTGTGTTCAAGTTGGATACCTGGCTGGCCATGCACGAGGACCTAAGGCATAGCCCGCGCTGTAAGGTTACTTTTGATGCGCTTCTGGAAGGGCTTCAGCACTATGTTTCTTGA
- a CDS encoding amino acid ABC transporter permease yields the protein MDLDFSPVWDGWRDLASGTLVTLEITLAALVLSCALGLLIGMGRLNPKRRLIYGFCTTYLTLVRGTPLLVQLFILFFGLPHFGIQLPAYVCGIFGLGIYSAAYVSEVVRGSIQSVEKGQMEAARSLGLPYKMAMRKVILPQAFVRMIPALGNEFIALIKNSALVSLLTIADVMHEGEKIISVSYRSLEVYLAIAFIYLVLTTTTTLILRRTEKMLRADGRV from the coding sequence ATGGACCTCGATTTTTCCCCGGTCTGGGACGGCTGGCGCGACCTCGCGTCCGGCACCCTGGTCACCCTCGAAATCACACTCGCCGCGCTGGTATTGAGTTGTGCGCTGGGGTTGTTGATCGGAATGGGCCGCTTGAACCCTAAACGCAGGCTGATCTATGGTTTTTGCACCACTTACCTGACCTTAGTGCGGGGCACGCCGCTGCTGGTGCAGTTGTTTATCCTATTCTTTGGCCTGCCGCACTTTGGTATTCAGTTGCCCGCTTACGTGTGCGGTATCTTTGGCTTGGGCATTTACAGCGCGGCCTACGTCTCGGAAGTCGTACGCGGGTCGATTCAGTCGGTGGAAAAAGGCCAGATGGAAGCCGCCCGCTCGTTGGGTCTGCCGTACAAGATGGCGATGCGCAAGGTCATCCTGCCCCAAGCCTTCGTGCGCATGATTCCAGCATTGGGTAATGAGTTTATTGCCCTGATCAAGAACTCCGCACTGGTGTCCCTGCTGACCATCGCCGACGTGATGCACGAGGGCGAGAAGATCATCAGCGTGTCCTATCGCTCGCTGGAAGTGTACTTGGCCATTGCGTTCATCTACCTGGTACTGACCACTACCACGACATTGATCCTGCGCCGAACCGAAAAAATGCTGCGCGCGGACGGGAGAGTGTGA